CTCGCCAACTAGGGGAGGTTGGTTATGATGAATAATGAAAAACAGGAGGAAAAAAATGAGTGTACCAAAATATATTCTTCGTCACACCAACTATAATGCCGATGATTACTCTTATCTCCATGCTAAAGGATGGACAAACAAAGAAATAAAACTGCGATGGGATCAAGAAAGAAGGCAAGGGAAAGGTCCATGTCTTTGGAACGGGCAGGGAGCTCAAAGCAAGCTGGCTGCGGTATTGGCTGGTGCAGCAGATGAATAAAGGACGAAAAACCCGGGGGCCGGGACGTCCTCGGGGGATTACCAGAATTCATTATAATTGTCGCCTGCCTCGCGATATTGTCACCTGGCTGCGGTCACGTAAAAACGGTGGCCGCCTGATCGAGGAGGCGTTGAGAAGTTATTACGATTTGAAAGATAACAAATTCGGAAAAGGAGAGAGGAAATGAAAAAAATCATGGTAGTGGCGGCGGTGACCGTTGTTCTGTGGTTAACTGCTCAGGTGGCGGCAGCTCAGGGGATGCATTGTGGTTCGAAGATTGTAACTACCGGCGATCACAAATACGAGATACTGGCCGCTTGCGGACAGCCGGCTTCCCGGGAGATTGTTGGCGTCGACAACAAGCATGTGGGGGAATACCGCATCGTCGAAGAGTGGCTGTATATTATCGAAAAATACGGTCATAAGCAGATGTATCTGCTGGAATTTGATGGTGATGGCCGGGCACAGGAGATCAAGTGGCTGGGGGAACAAAAGTAGATATCGTAAATCAATACCTTTCAAGGAGAAGAAAATGGGGGAGAATAAAACTTA
The sequence above is drawn from the Pseudomonadota bacterium genome and encodes:
- a CDS encoding DUF2845 domain-containing protein, with translation MKKIMVVAAVTVVLWLTAQVAAAQGMHCGSKIVTTGDHKYEILAACGQPASREIVGVDNKHVGEYRIVEEWLYIIEKYGHKQMYLLEFDGDGRAQEIKWLGEQK